Below is a genomic region from Ziziphus jujuba cultivar Dongzao chromosome 7, ASM3175591v1.
CACTTCAAATCAATTTGTAagacttttttcctttttttttttttttttttgttggtacagagtaaaataatgataattaaccTGTTTATTTCTCTACACGTAGTACAAAAATTGAGCGAATTTTCTCAAATTGCTAAGCAAGTCATTTTGACCTCCATATCATAATCAAAAACATTTTCTATATTCTACACACGGTGAAATATTTCAATCACAATAACAAACTCAAAAACATTTGCAAGTTTTTTCATATAcgtttatttataaaaaaagaaaaaataaaaaattgaagcttAATGGAAAAATCCGTTTACGATTCCAATATATGCGTGAAAAGAAATTTTGAAGTAATATATATCCctgaaagaaaatgaatattCGGGGCAATTAGGTGGAGGAACTTTCCTCCACTTAACGAAACAATTTCGCATTAATAAAGCTATGTATGTAActagtaataaattaataatatagaaaGAGAAATGGTTTCTGCTTTCTCTTAACGAACCTAACTCGTACATAATTTGCACTGAAAGTCCATTCACGTGCTTCCGGCATGACCCACCCATGAAGCTCCCTATTATATATCAGCCACATCCCTCACGTTGTTTAAGCAAAAACCAAACCCAAACTCAGTGTTGCTTATTCATTCCCATTCCCTACCTTCATACACACACAATCACTCTGCCCAAACCAGTATTCAATTCGACTAAGCTACCTCCAattcccaaaaaagaaaatggatccTAACCCTCTTGTTTCAAAAATCGCCATAATAGGAGCTGGAGTTAGCGGCTTAGCCGCAGCCAAACAGCTAGCCCACCATAACCCTGTTGTTTTTGAGGCTTCCGATTCCATCGGAGGGGTCTGGAAGCATTGTTCTTATAATTCTACAAAACTTCAATCTGCTCGTTGGGATTACGAGTTCTCCGATTTCCCTTGGCCTGACAGAAACAATCCCACCTTTCCTTCTCACCTTGAGATATTGGACTACTTGCACTCTTATGCTAACCACTTTGATGTCCTCAAATATGTAAGGTTCAATTCCAAAGTGGTACAGCTCCGGTATATCGGTGACAAGGAAATAGTTGATGTGGCTGGAGAACCTGGTCACTACGGCACTCTCTTGCCGGGTCAGACCGTCTGGGAAATTGCCGTGCAGACCAACGGTTCCGACACCATTCAGGTCGTttattttaactatatatatatatatatatatatgtatatattataactaACAGTCATGCTCTAGCGGACCTGCACGCTTACTATATCATGGTGTAGGAAATTTCTTGATGCCAAGAGTTTAATTTACACTCTTGGCAGCCAGAGATTCGTCATATCCATAATATTATGGACGTCCAAGCTccctataataaaattaatataactgGTATATCTGATCGAAACCTTgctaaaaaagggaaaataaacttATTATATCAGCCAATTAGACTTGTTAAtccaagacaaaagcaaacaaattgacatatatttttgttaagcAAGCTGATTAAAAGCGTTTCCCTTTGTAACTGATCAtactatgtatttatatatatatatatatatatatattttcttacttttttatttatgcacttgagCATGGACGCTATTATGCATATTTTTCCAATTAGTTgctgatttatatatatatgttttggcgTTTATGTTGTGTACTGAGATCTGTTCACTGGTGGTGTCTTAATTTGTTTTCAGTGGTATTCATTCGAGTTTGTCGTAATTTGCATTGGAAAATATGGTGATGTGCCTCAAATTCCATCTTTTCCACGCAATAAAAGTCCTGAAATATTTGACGGCAAGGTTATGCATTGTATTGATTATTGCAAACTTGACAAAGATGCTGCTACTGAATTGCTCAAGGATAAGAAAGTCGCTGTCATTGGCTGTAAGAAATCGGCTATTGATCTTGCTTTAGAGTGTGCCGAGGCAAACCAAggtaatctatatatataatagatatatatgtttatattatatataaaaggttaTGGTTTGTTTGGAATATATGTTGTAAGTGACAAACTGTTAACATTTTTCGTTTCCCAAcagataaaaattatatatatatatatatatatatatatgcatatataatttcaCCATGCATGTAAAACCTGTctgtatatattattagtttaaCAAATATTGGAGCATTAAAAGTCCATTCATTAAGATCTTAAATACATAAGAACATTTTTGCATGTTTTCTGAGGTTTTTTGcacagttaaaaaaattaatatcatagctgagtttttcttaaatttctttCCAATTTCTTCCTATAAGCGGCCTAATTGGTTATATCTGTTTCACATCCAGTTTGGAACaaagtttttgaaaatctatatataatatatataagtaagctgtttaccaaaaaaaaaaaaattatatatatatatatatatatataaaagtaggtTACAAATCCTTGAATATTTTAAAGCTGTCGTGATTGCGAAATTTCTAAGTTCTATCACCTTCTACGTAGTTTCTTAGACTGTTTAATCGATTTTCTGGTTGTTGTggcagaaaatatataaaaactaaatagatattttcttattatgGAAAAACAACAAAAGTAGTATTAGGTTTCCAATGTTCGTTTTGGGCACAAGTACTTCTAATTAATTTTGCGAGGGCCGGGGGGGTCCTGGTACTACTTCGACAGTTTCAGAttctttacatatataaaccaggactcaatttcaaaagagcTAGCTTAcaagaaacaaataaattaaatagaaaaagaaaaacaaataaattaaaaggtcTACGGCAACCATTTGTTATTTTACACGTTGTGAGGTTAGAAACAATTTGCAtggttttgatttaattttcacATATATAACGAAATGGTCATATTttcaacataaaaattaaaagttttgacTAGTTGACTGCACACGTGTTCAACGATTTTTTATCAACAGCAACTATAATTCCACTATGTAAACGAATTATATAATACATACTCATACGGAAATACAAGTCTTAACTTTCCAACATCACCCACAGAAAAGCAGTCTGCTGTCTGCTTACTGGTCGGtcaatttagaaaattatttcctaccaaatttgtattttgcaCATCATAGAAATTCATTGGATCAGAATATTATATTGGTGGGCGATACTCAAGATAACAATGaacttaattatgtttttaaatattcGTTTCCCCAAATTCAAAATTGCATtaatgaattttatgattttggttCCACTGTTTGTGATATTGACAAGTAAAATTTCGGtggtttttgttaatttcaagGACCTGAAGGAAAACCATGCACCATGGTAGTGAGGACTCCACACTGGACGGTTCCCCATTATTGGGTTTGGGGTTTGCCATTTTTCTTGTTCTATTCCACCAGGGCTTCTCAGTTCCCCCATGAAAGACCTAACCAGAGCTTCCTCAGGACCATCCTTTGCTTCCTTTTATCCCCAGtggtatatatatgcaaaatcaACAATTGTTCTTAATAAATGCATTTTCCGATTCTCTCTATGTAGtgctaattaaattaattattgcctTTACCTTCCGCTGACTACAGAGGCATGCGGTTTCCAAGTTCATTGAAACATATTTGCTGTGGAAACAGCCATTGGAGAAGTATGGACTAAAACCAGACCACCCATTTGAGGAAGACTATGCTTCTTGTCAGATGGCTATCATGCCAGACAATTTCTTCCCTGAGGCAGATAAACGGAAGATTGTGTTTAAAAGAGCATCAAAATGGTGGTTCTGGCAAAGAGGAATTGAATTCGATGACAAAACCAAGATAGAAGCTGATATTGTAGTCTTTGCAACTGGTTATGATGGCAAGAAGAAGATTAAAGCCATCTTACCAGAACCCTTTTGCAGCTTGATGGAGTTTCCATCTGGAATCATGCCCTTATACAGGTAAAAATATATgtgtggccttttttttttcttttttatatatgtgtgtatatatatataaatttttgatgAATAACATATGCATGGCCAATTTTTACTAAAAATAGCTCTTAGAAAATATCTTGATTAAAAGTCATAGAATTCTCAAGCTTTTGAGATGTGGCAGGGGAACCATCCATCCTTTGATCCCAAACATGAGTTTTGTGGGTTATCTTGAGAGCGTTGCAAATCTTCATACAGCTGAAGTGCGTTCCATATGGCTGGCTCGGTTAGTGGACGACAAATTTAAGCTTCCAAGTGTGCAGGATATGCTTGACCAAACAATGAAGGATCTTGAAGTTAGTAAGAGAGCCACTAGGTTCTACAAGAGGCATTGCATTTCCACTTACAGTATCAACCATAGCGATGAAATTTGTGAGGAAATGGGTTGGAacgcttggaggaaaaagagCTGGTTATCAGAAGCATTTAGCCCTTATGGAAGCCAAGACTATAGGAAGGAAAAGTGATTAATCAAACACTTCTCAACTGTTAATTTCTATTTAGAGAATTATGCTTTCATATCATATTACCAAGTAAGAAATAAggaattttaccaaaaaagtaagaaataagGAAAGATTACATGCATATATGTAACAAGGTGACGTATTAGTATTCCGATCCCCATGTCTTTGAATGGactcttttttaattaatttgctcTAATCAGTAAAACAGAGGAACATAAACATAATTCAGGTTAATTACAACCAAAATGGTCCACACAATAAAGAAATGTCGCAATGGCAAGCAAAACCAGAATCTCACCTATAAATATTCTATCTGAATCCCAGATTAAGTTAGTGAAAATTTGAATTCATCATAGCAGACGAAAAGATTTTGCCTTCATTACTAGTGAATATACATACTAAGAGCTCTAGTAAGTAATAATATAACAGGCTTTGAATCATAAAAGAACAAATGCTTGTTTAATATGGTACATATGAGAAAAagataatggaaaaaaaaagactgGGAGAGATaaagagggaaagaaaaaaCACAGAGGAAATTTCAAAGGCTTTGAAGTAGTTTAAGGGTCTCATCGATATGCTTTTCAGGTTGGAACTGGTTGTTGTAGACGAGTTGAACCACACCTTTCTTATCAAGAACATAAGTCTCTCTCCCTGGCAATGTTCCAAACAGATCAGCTGGCACTCCCCATTCTTTTCTCACTTTGTTCCCCTCGTCGCTTAGCAACGTGAATGGAAGTCTAAATTTCTTTGCGAAGTTCTACAATTATATACGCAATTTAAATTTTGTCAACTTTTTT
It encodes:
- the LOC107405181 gene encoding probable flavin-containing monooxygenase 1 is translated as MDPNPLVSKIAIIGAGVSGLAAAKQLAHHNPVVFEASDSIGGVWKHCSYNSTKLQSARWDYEFSDFPWPDRNNPTFPSHLEILDYLHSYANHFDVLKYVRFNSKVVQLRYIGDKEIVDVAGEPGHYGTLLPGQTVWEIAVQTNGSDTIQWYSFEFVVICIGKYGDVPQIPSFPRNKSPEIFDGKVMHCIDYCKLDKDAATELLKDKKVAVIGCKKSAIDLALECAEANQGPEGKPCTMVVRTPHWTVPHYWVWGLPFFLFYSTRASQFPHERPNQSFLRTILCFLLSPVRHAVSKFIETYLLWKQPLEKYGLKPDHPFEEDYASCQMAIMPDNFFPEADKRKIVFKRASKWWFWQRGIEFDDKTKIEADIVVFATGYDGKKKIKAILPEPFCSLMEFPSGIMPLYRGTIHPLIPNMSFVGYLESVANLHTAEVRSIWLARLVDDKFKLPSVQDMLDQTMKDLEVSKRATRFYKRHCISTYSINHSDEICEEMGWNAWRKKSWLSEAFSPYGSQDYRKEK